One window from the genome of Streptomyces cadmiisoli encodes:
- a CDS encoding WhiB family transcriptional regulator → MGTDREDSAAHWRERAACLNTEDPDLFFPVGSGVLTFEQTNEAKAVCAHCPVMMQCLTWALRAGRVDGIWGGTTEIERRRMKRRHDQMVTG, encoded by the coding sequence ATGGGCACTGACCGAGAAGATTCCGCCGCGCACTGGCGCGAAAGGGCGGCCTGCCTCAACACGGAAGACCCCGATTTGTTCTTCCCGGTGGGAAGTGGCGTCCTGACGTTCGAACAGACCAATGAGGCCAAAGCCGTGTGTGCCCATTGCCCTGTCATGATGCAGTGCCTGACCTGGGCTCTGCGAGCGGGGCGCGTGGACGGAATCTGGGGTGGTACGACGGAGATCGAACGTCGCCGGATGAAGCGGCGTCATGATCAAATGGTCACCGGCTGA
- a CDS encoding NAD(P)/FAD-dependent oxidoreductase, translated as MREILIVGGGYAGFYTAWGLEKRLRKGEARVTVVDPRPYMTYQPFLPEVTAGSIEARHAAVSLRRHLHSTRLMAGSVIEISNADRTVTVRSANGAEQQLRYDILVVTAGAVTRTFPVPGLAQHAIGLKHVEEAVAIRDRLMTAFDQAASLPPGPERRKLLTVTFVGGGFSGVEGFGELLSLATAMLKSYPELSMDDLSFHLVEARGRILPEVTDEPGSWVVRSLERRGAHVHLNTQLLSVEDGHVVLSNGQEFDSALVVWTAGNAANPVVHNHTDLPVDQRGLLVVRPDLRVGTDSEPVKDVWAAGDDAAVPDLAVPGAYTVPNAQHAVRQGKRLAKNIVADLRGGKTRNYRHSSLGVVATLGLGRGIFQYKRIVIKGLPAWLMHRGYHVLAVPTWERKVRVLAVWLTAAVYGRDLVSLASVQHPRDAFVTSGDPERSGKSRQDDRAAA; from the coding sequence ATGCGCGAGATCCTGATCGTGGGTGGCGGGTACGCGGGTTTCTACACCGCGTGGGGCCTCGAAAAGAGGCTGCGGAAAGGGGAGGCGCGCGTCACTGTCGTCGACCCTCGTCCCTACATGACTTACCAGCCCTTCCTTCCGGAGGTGACGGCCGGGTCGATCGAGGCGCGCCATGCCGCCGTGTCGCTGCGGCGCCATCTGCACAGCACCCGGCTGATGGCGGGCAGCGTGATCGAGATCAGCAACGCGGACCGGACGGTCACCGTCCGATCCGCGAACGGCGCCGAACAGCAGCTGCGTTACGACATCCTCGTGGTCACCGCCGGCGCGGTGACCCGCACCTTCCCCGTTCCCGGACTCGCGCAGCACGCGATCGGCCTGAAGCACGTGGAAGAGGCGGTGGCCATCCGCGACCGCCTCATGACCGCCTTCGACCAGGCGGCGTCCCTGCCTCCCGGCCCGGAACGCCGCAAGCTGCTCACCGTCACCTTCGTGGGCGGTGGGTTCTCGGGCGTCGAGGGCTTCGGCGAACTGCTGTCGCTCGCGACGGCGATGCTCAAGTCCTACCCGGAGCTGAGCATGGACGACCTGTCCTTCCACCTGGTCGAGGCCCGGGGCCGGATCCTCCCCGAGGTGACCGACGAACCCGGTTCCTGGGTGGTGCGGTCCTTGGAACGCCGTGGCGCACACGTCCACCTGAACACCCAGCTGCTCTCGGTCGAGGACGGGCACGTTGTCCTCTCCAACGGGCAGGAGTTCGATTCGGCGCTGGTCGTCTGGACCGCCGGCAACGCCGCGAACCCGGTCGTGCACAACCACACGGATCTGCCGGTCGACCAGCGCGGCCTTCTCGTGGTCCGGCCCGACCTGCGGGTGGGAACCGACAGCGAGCCCGTGAAGGATGTGTGGGCGGCCGGCGACGACGCCGCGGTTCCCGACCTGGCCGTACCGGGGGCGTACACGGTGCCGAACGCCCAGCATGCCGTCCGGCAGGGCAAGCGGCTCGCGAAGAACATCGTGGCCGACCTGCGCGGGGGCAAGACGCGGAACTACCGCCACAGCAGTCTCGGCGTGGTGGCGACGCTCGGCCTGGGGCGAGGCATCTTCCAGTACAAGCGCATCGTCATCAAGGGGCTGCCCGCCTGGCTGATGCACCGCGGCTACCACGTCCTGGCCGTGCCCACCTGGGAGCGCAAGGTCCGCGTGCTCGCGGTGTGGCTCACCGCCGCCGTGTACGGCCGGGACCTGGTCTCCCTCGCCTCCGTGCAGCACCCGCGGGACGCGTTCGTCACGAGTGGCGACCCGGAGCGGTCCGGCAAGAGCCGGCAGGACGACCGCGCCGCCGCCTGA
- a CDS encoding carbohydrate ABC transporter permease has translation MIGKETAAGRAGKFTFLGLWLAFTVFPLYWITATSFKAPGDIFRFPIDYWPEHLSLENYSGLFATADFGTYLVNSLVVATVAGAVATVISMLSAYVLARFEFRTKSALLMAALVTQMIPSFIALGPLYLLMTDLKLVDNHLGLILVYIAVCIPFCTVMLRGFFENIPDALEEAAMIDGLSRFGALFRVLLPVMRPGIVAAFIFNFVNCWNELFLSVTLMNSDSNKTIPTALNGFISSFNIDWGSMSAAAVLTILPTMLLFAFASRHIVQGLTSGAVKG, from the coding sequence GTGATCGGCAAGGAGACCGCGGCCGGCCGCGCCGGCAAGTTCACCTTCCTGGGCCTGTGGCTGGCCTTCACCGTCTTCCCCCTCTACTGGATCACGGCGACCTCCTTCAAGGCGCCCGGCGACATCTTCCGCTTCCCGATCGACTACTGGCCCGAGCACCTGTCGCTGGAGAACTACAGCGGCCTGTTCGCCACCGCCGACTTCGGGACCTACCTCGTCAACAGCCTCGTCGTGGCCACCGTCGCGGGTGCGGTGGCGACGGTGATCTCGATGCTCTCGGCGTACGTCCTGGCCCGTTTCGAGTTCCGCACCAAATCCGCTCTCCTCATGGCCGCCCTCGTCACCCAGATGATTCCGTCGTTCATCGCTCTGGGCCCGCTGTATCTGCTGATGACGGATCTGAAACTGGTCGACAACCACCTCGGACTGATCCTGGTCTACATCGCCGTGTGCATTCCGTTCTGCACGGTGATGCTGCGCGGGTTCTTCGAGAACATCCCGGACGCGTTGGAGGAGGCCGCCATGATCGACGGACTGTCCCGGTTCGGAGCGCTGTTCCGGGTGCTGCTGCCGGTGATGCGTCCGGGTATCGTGGCCGCGTTCATCTTCAACTTCGTCAACTGCTGGAATGAACTCTTCCTGTCGGTGACGCTGATGAACAGCGACAGCAACAAGACGATTCCCACCGCCCTGAACGGCTTCATCTCCAGTTTCAACATCGACTGGGGATCGATGTCCGCGGCGGCCGTGCTGACCATCCTGCCGACGATGCTGCTGTTCGCGTTCGCCAGCCGTCACATCGTCCAAGGCCTCACCTCCGGTGCGGTGAAGGGGTAG
- a CDS encoding carbohydrate ABC transporter permease, translating to MSVASTPTKTSTPGRGGATRAGGAPRGGRRKREFTTRRGALIAAFMAPAAVFVAVFTYYPMIAGGQMAFRNWKLTDLTDTSWVGLKNFADVFADPAWGTVLGNTAVWVVGSIVPQLVIGFALALWLRRRFRFRGLYQALIFFPWAISGFLIGILFRWMFNSEFGVVNDLLQKAGLIDEPIAWLADPDTAMVAVLIANIWYGVTFFTIMILAALQSIPDELYEAAALDGAGKARTLFRITIPYIRTTLVLTVLLRVIWIFNFPDLIFGMTGGGPNDETHIVTTWMIQITQQGDYGRASALGLLVVGALLMFAVFFLLATREKKGVRP from the coding sequence ATGTCCGTCGCGTCCACACCGACGAAGACATCGACGCCCGGCCGGGGCGGCGCCACCCGTGCGGGCGGCGCCCCCCGAGGGGGGCGCCGCAAGCGGGAGTTCACCACCCGGCGTGGTGCGCTGATCGCCGCCTTCATGGCGCCGGCCGCGGTCTTCGTGGCGGTCTTCACGTACTACCCGATGATCGCGGGCGGCCAGATGGCCTTCCGCAACTGGAAGCTGACCGATCTGACCGACACCTCCTGGGTGGGTCTGAAGAACTTCGCGGACGTGTTCGCCGACCCCGCCTGGGGAACGGTGCTGGGCAACACCGCGGTGTGGGTGGTCGGTTCGATCGTGCCCCAGCTGGTCATCGGGTTCGCACTCGCCCTGTGGCTGCGCCGCCGCTTCCGGTTCCGGGGGCTCTACCAGGCGCTGATCTTCTTCCCGTGGGCGATCTCGGGCTTCCTCATCGGCATCCTGTTCCGCTGGATGTTCAACAGTGAGTTCGGCGTCGTCAACGACCTGCTCCAGAAGGCCGGGCTGATCGACGAGCCGATCGCCTGGCTGGCGGATCCGGACACGGCGATGGTGGCGGTGCTGATCGCCAACATCTGGTACGGCGTCACCTTCTTCACGATCATGATCCTGGCCGCTCTCCAGTCGATCCCCGACGAGTTGTACGAGGCGGCCGCGCTGGACGGCGCGGGCAAGGCGCGCACCCTGTTCCGCATCACGATCCCGTACATCCGGACGACGCTGGTGCTCACCGTGCTGCTCAGGGTGATCTGGATCTTCAACTTCCCGGACCTGATCTTCGGTATGACCGGCGGCGGGCCGAACGACGAGACGCACATCGTGACCACCTGGATGATCCAGATCACGCAGCAGGGCGACTACGGCAGGGCTTCCGCACTCGGCCTCCTCGTGGTGGGCGCGCTGCTGATGTTCGCCGTGTTCTTCCTGCTGGCCACGCGTGAGAAGAAAGGGGTGAGGCCGTGA
- a CDS encoding ABC transporter substrate-binding protein: protein MRRRTAALALGTAAAMVLTGCSTMSPDASGTVTLNMVESLTNPTRTDLLKDLIADFQQRNPKIKVNLISPPTEQADQKLQQMLQSGSGVDVLEVRDITVGPWSNNGWLYDMKKDLDGWKGWQAMTENAVKAARNDEGKTYFVPYGFYGLSLFYRTDLIEKAGFSEPPATWAELLEQASAVHDPSRRRYGYAFRGGSNANSNATAVIEAYVADQVDPANGYKLKNGRTIFSAPEAQDALETYLKLFQRASPKSSVSWGYPEMVEAFSNGSTAFLLQDPEVIATVSESKSISEGQWGTAPLVAGPGGKTVQPLATAGWGVAQGGKHKPEAVKLVQFLSQGEASTTFTKKNSLVPILKSATADPFYRTGPWASYVTMTEQPEKYLVVTQPRGVAWWTEWEQRADTDVQKLALGRTTPKELLASWDAYWTEKWRQEQ, encoded by the coding sequence ATGAGAAGAAGGACGGCAGCTCTCGCTCTGGGCACAGCCGCCGCGATGGTCCTGACCGGCTGCTCCACCATGAGCCCCGATGCGAGCGGAACGGTCACTCTCAACATGGTGGAGAGCCTGACCAATCCGACCCGCACCGATCTGCTGAAGGACCTGATCGCCGATTTCCAGCAGCGGAACCCGAAGATCAAGGTCAATCTGATCTCCCCGCCGACCGAACAGGCCGACCAGAAGCTCCAGCAGATGCTTCAGTCGGGCAGCGGCGTGGACGTCCTGGAGGTCCGGGACATCACGGTCGGACCGTGGTCGAACAACGGCTGGCTGTACGACATGAAGAAGGACCTGGACGGCTGGAAGGGCTGGCAGGCCATGACGGAGAACGCCGTCAAAGCCGCCCGCAACGACGAGGGCAAGACGTACTTCGTCCCGTACGGCTTCTACGGTCTGAGCCTCTTCTACCGCACCGACCTGATCGAGAAGGCCGGCTTCAGCGAGCCGCCCGCCACCTGGGCGGAACTGCTGGAGCAGGCCTCGGCCGTCCACGACCCCTCCCGGCGCCGCTACGGTTACGCCTTCCGCGGTGGCTCCAACGCCAACAGCAACGCCACCGCCGTCATCGAGGCCTACGTCGCCGACCAGGTCGACCCGGCCAACGGCTACAAGCTCAAGAACGGCCGTACGATCTTCTCCGCGCCCGAGGCGCAGGACGCCCTGGAGACGTATCTCAAGCTTTTCCAGCGGGCCTCGCCGAAGTCGTCGGTCTCCTGGGGCTATCCGGAGATGGTGGAGGCGTTCTCCAACGGCTCCACGGCCTTCCTGCTGCAGGACCCCGAGGTGATCGCCACGGTCTCGGAGTCCAAGTCGATCTCGGAGGGCCAGTGGGGCACCGCCCCGCTGGTGGCCGGTCCCGGTGGCAAGACGGTCCAGCCGCTGGCCACGGCGGGATGGGGCGTCGCGCAGGGCGGCAAGCACAAGCCCGAGGCCGTCAAGCTGGTCCAGTTCCTGTCCCAGGGTGAGGCGTCGACGACGTTCACCAAGAAGAACAGCCTGGTGCCGATCCTGAAGTCGGCCACCGCCGACCCGTTCTACCGGACGGGTCCCTGGGCCAGCTACGTCACCATGACCGAGCAGCCGGAGAAGTACCTGGTGGTCACCCAGCCGCGCGGGGTGGCGTGGTGGACCGAGTGGGAGCAGCGGGCCGACACCGACGTGCAGAAGCTGGCTCTCGGCAGGACGACGCCCAAGGAGCTGCTGGCGAGCTGGGACGCGTACTGGACCGAGAAGTGGCGGCAGGAGCAGTAG
- a CDS encoding aminotransferase class V-fold PLP-dependent enzyme, with product MSETEVTTAPRPLLLADGRPADRAWSLDPGMKHLNHGSFGAVPLQAQERQELLRVEMERSPVVWFPALPQRIAATRVDLAAFLRVAADDLAVVPNASAGASVVFAALDRVRGGEIVVTDHGYGAVTMGAERLARRWGGRVRTAEVPLDANEEQAYEAVCAELGDDTDLVVVDQITSATARRMPVERIGAEAHRRGIPMLVDGAHAPGLLAAPLAGATYDFWVGNLHKWGCAPRGTAALIARGPLRDRLYPLIDSWGAADPYPDRFDQQGTIDATACLAAPTALDFVERTWGWTAARDYMSELADYGAHVIGAAFAELTGRDSRVDVGLPVPGMRLVRLPEGLGTGRVEADALRDRAAAELGVEAAFTSFGGTGYLRLSAHVYNTAADYEYFAEECVPVLGEWARTAREQHRAP from the coding sequence GTGAGCGAGACCGAGGTGACCACCGCGCCGCGTCCGCTGCTGCTGGCCGACGGACGGCCCGCCGACCGCGCGTGGTCCCTGGACCCCGGAATGAAGCACCTGAACCACGGTTCGTTCGGGGCGGTTCCGCTGCAGGCGCAGGAGCGGCAGGAACTGCTGCGCGTGGAGATGGAACGCTCGCCCGTCGTGTGGTTCCCGGCGCTGCCGCAGCGGATCGCCGCCACCCGCGTCGACCTCGCGGCCTTCCTGCGCGTCGCGGCCGACGACCTCGCTGTGGTGCCCAACGCGAGCGCCGGAGCCAGTGTGGTCTTCGCCGCCCTCGACCGGGTTCGTGGCGGGGAGATCGTCGTCACCGACCACGGTTACGGGGCCGTCACCATGGGGGCCGAGCGGCTGGCGCGCCGCTGGGGCGGCCGGGTGCGCACCGCCGAGGTGCCCCTGGACGCGAACGAGGAGCAGGCGTACGAGGCCGTGTGCGCCGAACTCGGCGACGACACCGACCTCGTCGTGGTCGATCAGATCACCTCGGCCACCGCACGCCGGATGCCGGTGGAGCGGATCGGCGCGGAGGCGCACCGCCGCGGCATCCCGATGCTGGTCGACGGCGCCCACGCGCCCGGTCTGCTGGCCGCCCCGCTCGCCGGTGCGACATACGACTTCTGGGTCGGCAACCTGCACAAGTGGGGCTGCGCCCCGCGCGGCACCGCGGCGCTGATCGCCCGCGGCCCGCTGCGCGACCGGCTCTACCCCCTGATCGACTCCTGGGGTGCGGCCGACCCCTACCCCGACCGCTTCGACCAGCAGGGCACCATCGACGCCACCGCCTGCCTCGCGGCCCCCACCGCGCTCGACTTCGTCGAACGTACCTGGGGATGGACCGCCGCCCGCGACTACATGAGCGAGCTGGCCGACTACGGCGCCCATGTCATCGGCGCCGCTTTCGCCGAACTCACCGGCAGGGACAGCCGGGTCGACGTCGGCCTGCCGGTGCCCGGCATGCGCCTGGTGCGGCTGCCGGAGGGCCTGGGCACCGGCCGGGTCGAGGCCGACGCGCTGCGCGACCGGGCGGCGGCCGAGCTGGGCGTGGAAGCGGCGTTCACCAGCTTCGGCGGCACGGGCTACCTGCGGCTGTCCGCCCACGTCTACAACACCGCCGCCGACTACGAGTACTTCGCCGAGGAATGCGTCCCCGTCCTCGGTGAGTGGGCCCGCACGGCCCGCGAGCAGCACCGCGCGCCGTAG
- a CDS encoding FadR/GntR family transcriptional regulator, translating to MSAVDKAFHGLRHMIATGRLGPGDRIPPEGDLCAELGVSRGSLREAVRMLAALGVIEPRHGSGTYVSQLRPEDVIGSLSLTLELLPLSGLLEVYEIRRVLEAHVAAQAAARCTPEAVRTLFSLIEEMEATEDPAEASELDHRFHAEIARIGGNPTLATLLAVFRARSRKYQVFTLPEGPRMRRKSDEDHHVLATAIADRDPVSAAGAAQAHVAQTERWLRAFMPPVEEHDVAAE from the coding sequence ATGTCCGCAGTCGACAAGGCGTTCCACGGCCTACGGCACATGATCGCGACAGGACGTCTGGGGCCGGGTGACCGCATTCCTCCCGAGGGCGACCTGTGTGCGGAACTGGGTGTGTCGCGCGGGTCGTTGCGCGAGGCGGTGCGGATGCTCGCCGCCCTGGGCGTCATCGAACCGCGGCACGGCTCCGGTACCTACGTCTCCCAGCTCAGGCCCGAGGACGTCATCGGCAGCCTCTCGCTCACCCTGGAACTCCTGCCGCTGTCGGGCCTGTTGGAGGTCTACGAGATCCGGCGCGTGCTGGAGGCCCACGTGGCCGCCCAGGCCGCGGCGCGCTGCACGCCCGAGGCGGTGCGCACGCTGTTCTCCCTCATCGAGGAGATGGAGGCCACCGAGGACCCCGCCGAGGCCTCCGAACTCGACCACCGCTTCCACGCGGAGATCGCCCGGATCGGCGGCAACCCCACGCTGGCGACCCTGCTGGCGGTGTTCCGCGCCCGGTCCCGCAAGTACCAGGTGTTCACACTGCCCGAAGGCCCGCGGATGCGCCGCAAGAGCGACGAGGACCACCATGTCCTCGCCACCGCCATCGCCGACCGCGACCCCGTCTCGGCGGCCGGCGCCGCTCAGGCCCACGTCGCCCAGACGGAACGGTGGCTGCGGGCTTTCATGCCGCCGGTGGAGGAGCACGATGTCGCAGCGGAGTGA
- a CDS encoding DUF2180 family protein, with the protein MNCYECSTQSGATTTAEGVCQRCGAGICADHVRLRTQELQQQAGMGSRSQPQPARRLLCPQCDKVEPSRPRP; encoded by the coding sequence ATGAACTGCTACGAATGCAGCACGCAATCCGGCGCGACCACAACCGCCGAGGGCGTGTGCCAACGCTGCGGGGCGGGGATCTGCGCCGATCATGTGCGCCTAAGGACTCAGGAACTGCAACAGCAGGCAGGCATGGGCAGTCGCAGCCAGCCACAACCCGCCCGCCGGCTGCTCTGCCCCCAGTGCGACAAGGTGGAACCCTCCCGGCCCCGGCCCTGA
- a CDS encoding SRPBCC family protein, whose translation MSMVKESIDVAVPVTTAYNQWTQFEEFPNFMEGVEEVRQVDERHNHWTTKIGGVRREFDTEIVDQFPNERITWRTVGGHPEQRGMVSFQALDENHTRVALVMDVDPSGAAERTADMTGMIDRRVKGDMRHFKEFVEDRGGESGEWHGRIRPGQM comes from the coding sequence ATGAGCATGGTGAAGGAATCGATCGACGTCGCCGTCCCGGTGACGACCGCGTACAACCAGTGGACGCAGTTCGAGGAGTTCCCGAACTTCATGGAAGGCGTCGAAGAGGTCCGGCAGGTCGACGAGCGCCACAACCACTGGACGACGAAGATCGGTGGCGTGCGCCGGGAGTTCGACACCGAGATCGTCGACCAGTTCCCCAACGAGCGCATCACCTGGCGGACCGTCGGCGGCCATCCCGAGCAGCGCGGCATGGTCAGTTTCCAGGCCCTGGACGAGAACCACACACGGGTGGCACTCGTCATGGACGTCGATCCCTCGGGGGCCGCGGAGAGGACGGCGGACATGACCGGGATGATCGACCGGCGGGTGAAGGGCGACATGCGGCACTTCAAGGAGTTCGTCGAGGACCGCGGCGGTGAATCGGGAGAGTGGCACGGCCGGATCCGTCCCGGTCAGATGTGA
- a CDS encoding maleylpyruvate isomerase family mycothiol-dependent enzyme produces the protein MTGPLPEGLAEALRATAEEIAALLRDVPDTAIPVPGLEWSVGEVAAHLAQANELMADLASGRERPYGDGTPQSLAAANARALEAFEERRAEPLAAMIAERTEVFLKAVERAEDATSDSGTALVTPLGPMNRAVLASYLLTHMLGHGYDLARALRRPHMIDRDRVELCMPFMLAVMPAVADKAATAGLTARYTVRLRDGSPFGVGLADGDVHVVAGPMERADCTILIDPVAFLLIALGRRNPWRAIARGQVLTWGRKPWLGPRFPTLFTAP, from the coding sequence ATGACCGGGCCGCTGCCCGAAGGACTCGCCGAGGCGCTCCGCGCGACCGCCGAGGAGATAGCCGCACTGCTGCGCGACGTGCCCGACACGGCGATCCCCGTTCCCGGTCTGGAGTGGTCGGTCGGCGAGGTCGCCGCGCATCTGGCGCAGGCCAACGAGCTGATGGCCGACCTCGCGTCCGGTCGCGAACGCCCCTACGGCGACGGAACGCCGCAGAGTCTGGCGGCGGCCAACGCGCGGGCACTGGAGGCGTTCGAGGAGCGTCGGGCCGAACCGCTCGCGGCGATGATCGCGGAGCGGACCGAGGTGTTCCTGAAGGCGGTGGAACGGGCCGAGGACGCCACGTCCGACAGCGGTACCGCGCTCGTCACACCGCTCGGCCCGATGAACCGGGCGGTGCTCGCGTCCTACCTGCTCACACACATGCTCGGCCACGGCTACGACCTCGCTCGTGCGCTCCGCCGCCCGCACATGATCGACCGCGACCGGGTCGAGCTGTGCATGCCGTTCATGCTCGCCGTCATGCCGGCCGTCGCCGACAAGGCCGCCACCGCCGGCCTCACGGCGCGCTACACCGTCCGCCTCCGCGACGGCTCCCCGTTCGGGGTCGGCCTGGCCGACGGCGACGTGCACGTCGTCGCGGGGCCGATGGAACGGGCTGACTGCACCATCCTCATCGACCCGGTGGCCTTCCTGCTCATCGCGCTGGGCCGCCGCAACCCCTGGCGTGCCATCGCCCGGGGGCAGGTCCTCACCTGGGGGCGCAAACCCTGGCTCGGCCCGCGCTTCCCCACCCTGTTCACCGCGCCCTGA
- a CDS encoding YybH family protein, with protein MSITADSEAVLRGVLDQWKAAIERHDPGQVAARFTEDAIFQGLHPYSVGRPGVAAYYDSQPAGLSPAYRIRETRRLADDLVLGYVNVEFSIPDRPTVDVHLGVLLKHMDGDWYISHYQVSRLDG; from the coding sequence ATGAGCATCACGGCAGACAGCGAAGCGGTCCTGCGCGGCGTCCTGGACCAGTGGAAGGCCGCCATCGAGCGGCACGATCCGGGGCAGGTCGCCGCCCGCTTCACCGAGGACGCGATCTTCCAGGGGCTGCACCCCTACAGCGTGGGGCGTCCGGGGGTCGCGGCGTACTACGACTCCCAGCCGGCCGGCCTGTCACCGGCGTACCGGATCCGGGAGACCAGGCGCCTCGCGGACGATCTCGTCCTCGGCTATGTGAACGTCGAGTTCTCGATCCCGGACCGGCCCACGGTCGACGTCCACCTGGGCGTGCTGCTGAAGCACATGGACGGTGACTGGTACATCAGCCACTACCAGGTCTCCCGCCTCGACGGGTGA
- a CDS encoding SDR family NAD(P)-dependent oxidoreductase codes for MSTQFQKVAVVTGASQGIGAGVVDAFRKLGHAVVATSRTIAPSDDPGILTVRGDISDPATAERVVAAGLERFGRIDTLVNNAGVFVAKPFTEYTPEDYATVTGVNVTGFFRITQLAVEQMLAQGGGHIVSITTSLVDNADSNVPSVLASLTKGGIQSATKSLAIEYATRGIRVNAVSPGTIKTPMHPEETHEWLAALHPVRRMGEQSDIVDAVVFLENAPFVTGEILHVDGGMSAGH; via the coding sequence ATGAGCACTCAGTTCCAGAAGGTCGCGGTCGTCACCGGCGCTTCGCAGGGCATCGGCGCGGGCGTGGTCGACGCCTTCCGCAAGCTGGGCCACGCCGTCGTCGCCACCTCACGCACGATCGCGCCGTCCGACGACCCGGGCATCCTGACCGTCCGCGGCGACATCTCCGATCCGGCCACGGCCGAGCGGGTCGTCGCCGCCGGCCTCGAGCGGTTCGGGCGGATCGACACCCTGGTCAACAACGCGGGTGTCTTCGTCGCCAAGCCCTTCACCGAGTACACCCCGGAGGACTACGCCACCGTGACCGGTGTCAACGTCACCGGCTTCTTCCGCATCACGCAGCTGGCCGTGGAGCAGATGCTGGCCCAGGGCGGGGGCCACATCGTCAGCATCACCACCAGCCTGGTCGACAACGCCGACTCCAACGTGCCCTCCGTGCTGGCCTCGCTGACCAAGGGCGGCATCCAGTCCGCGACCAAGTCCCTCGCCATCGAGTACGCGACCCGCGGCATCCGCGTCAACGCCGTGTCCCCGGGCACCATCAAGACGCCCATGCACCCCGAGGAGACGCACGAGTGGCTCGCCGCTCTGCACCCGGTCCGGCGGATGGGCGAGCAGAGCGACATCGTCGACGCGGTCGTCTTCCTGGAGAACGCTCCCTTCGTCACCGGCGAGATCCTGCACGTCGACGGCGGCATGAGCGCCGGCCACTGA
- a CDS encoding LysR family transcriptional regulator, which yields MELRQLRYFVAVAEELHFGRAAERLLIAGPSLSQQIKALERDLGVRLFDRDRRSVSLTPAGSALLPYTRALLQRADDLERCARRLSGSQSVRLGYVNWLPPDLTARASSVARLHVDAWIAPSHTQAARVADGSLDLAVCWVRNEDLKRHGLRARLLGADRLYAVSTGGDTADVRAEDTTVLLDDDTTSWSSWNAYAEEAAERTGARAVRISDGGITGPAFFDHVRSSGRPVVNSPKGQNGPLPPDLVRRPVTAPELRWTWSLVWRRSEERAAVLAVVDALCDGVGDLGLHGPGVWLPADDPYRQPDGRREPAR from the coding sequence GTGGAGCTGCGCCAACTGCGGTACTTCGTTGCCGTCGCCGAGGAACTGCACTTCGGCCGGGCCGCCGAGCGGCTCCTGATCGCCGGTCCCTCGCTGTCCCAGCAGATCAAGGCGCTCGAACGCGACCTCGGCGTACGCCTGTTCGACCGTGATCGCCGTTCGGTGTCGCTCACCCCGGCCGGCTCGGCCCTGCTCCCGTACACGCGCGCCCTGCTGCAACGCGCCGACGACCTCGAACGCTGTGCCCGCCGGCTGTCCGGGTCGCAGTCGGTGCGCCTCGGCTATGTCAACTGGCTCCCACCGGACCTCACCGCCCGTGCCTCGTCGGTGGCCCGGCTCCATGTGGACGCCTGGATCGCGCCCTCCCACACCCAGGCCGCCCGGGTCGCCGACGGCAGCCTGGACCTCGCGGTGTGCTGGGTGCGGAACGAGGACCTGAAGCGGCACGGGCTGCGGGCCCGCCTCCTCGGTGCCGACCGGCTGTACGCCGTCTCCACCGGTGGCGACACCGCTGACGTGCGGGCCGAGGACACGACCGTCCTCCTGGACGACGACACCACCTCCTGGTCGTCATGGAACGCCTACGCCGAGGAAGCCGCCGAGCGGACCGGGGCCCGCGCGGTGCGCATCTCGGACGGCGGGATCACCGGTCCCGCCTTCTTCGACCACGTCCGCAGCAGCGGGCGCCCCGTGGTCAACTCGCCCAAGGGCCAGAACGGTCCGCTGCCGCCGGACCTGGTGCGGCGCCCCGTCACGGCGCCTGAGCTGCGCTGGACGTGGTCGCTGGTGTGGCGGCGCAGCGAGGAGCGCGCGGCGGTCCTCGCCGTGGTCGACGCCCTGTGCGACGGCGTCGGAGACCTCGGCCTCCACGGTCCGGGCGTATGGCTGCCCGCGGACGACCCCTACCGGCAACCGGACGGGCGGCGCGAGCCGGCCCGCTGA